From the Hymenobacter yonginensis genome, one window contains:
- a CDS encoding MGH1-like glycoside hydrolase domain-containing protein yields MTQEQLRLAAANAGRAPWKKFGPYLTERQWGTVREDYSAEGNAWDYITHDMARSKAYRWGEEGIGGISDDQQLLCFAVALWNGKDEMLKERLFGLTNGQGNHGEDVKEQYYYLDSTPTHSYMRMLYKYPQGKFPYGKLVRENGRRTRLEPEYELLDTGIFDQSRYFDVYVEYAKAGPEDVLIKLTVHNRGPKKASVQLLPQLWFRNTWSWDGKSTRPSMRESQPGAVHAQHPELGHYHLYCEPHGTAEPPRLLFCENDTNGARLYSLPAEGRHFKDGINDYVVNGEAAAINDEQAGTKVAAQYQLTVPAGEARTVRLRLSQPWQDAPFHDFDHQFYLRQTEADEFYNCLQESLPADPDVRNVQRQAFAGMLWSKQFYYYDVNQWLKGDPAMSKAPASRRAGRNSTWHHLYNADIISMPDKWEYPWYAAWDLAFHCIPLAMVDAEFAKLQLRLFTKDRYMHPNGQLPAYEWNFSDVNPPVHAWATWRVYQMDKKLHHGLGDTVFLEVMFHKLALNFAWWVNRKDKSERNIFEGGFLGLDNIGVFDRSAPLPTGGFIEQSDGTSWMAMFALNMMRMAMELAKSNRVYQEMAGKFFEHFLYIADAMTRGGDGQFNLWDDADGFYYDVLHTPDGVRTKLKVRSIVGLIPLFAVEVVEQDILDALPEFTARATWLIRHRPHLAQLVTRWQEPGKGARHLLGLLRRPRLKKLLTRMLDETEFLSDYGIRAMSRYHLEHPYIYSTPETDFTVQYVPGEAESSMFGGNSNWRGPIWLPINFLIIESLQRYHHYYGDNFKIEYPTGSGKLLNLQQVSEALAGRLTRLLLKDETGRRPAFGDNELLQTDPHFRDNLLFHEYFHGDAGHGLGASHQTGWTGLVVRLLQLSGQ; encoded by the coding sequence ATGACGCAGGAACAACTACGCTTAGCCGCGGCCAACGCCGGGCGAGCCCCATGGAAGAAGTTCGGACCCTACCTCACGGAGCGCCAGTGGGGCACGGTGCGTGAAGACTACTCGGCCGAAGGCAACGCCTGGGACTACATCACCCACGACATGGCCCGTAGCAAGGCCTACCGCTGGGGCGAGGAAGGCATCGGCGGCATCTCCGACGACCAGCAGCTGCTGTGCTTTGCGGTGGCCCTCTGGAACGGCAAAGACGAGATGCTGAAGGAGCGCCTGTTCGGCCTCACCAACGGCCAGGGCAACCACGGCGAGGACGTGAAGGAGCAGTACTACTACCTCGACAGTACGCCCACGCACTCCTACATGCGGATGCTCTACAAGTATCCGCAGGGCAAGTTTCCGTACGGCAAGCTGGTGCGCGAAAACGGCCGCCGCACCCGCCTAGAGCCCGAATACGAGCTGCTCGACACCGGCATCTTCGACCAGAGCCGCTACTTCGACGTGTACGTGGAGTACGCCAAGGCCGGCCCCGAAGACGTGCTCATCAAGCTCACGGTGCACAACCGCGGCCCCAAAAAGGCCAGCGTGCAGCTGCTGCCGCAGCTCTGGTTCCGCAACACCTGGAGTTGGGACGGCAAGTCCACCCGACCCAGTATGCGCGAGTCGCAGCCCGGCGCGGTGCACGCCCAGCACCCCGAGCTGGGCCACTACCACCTCTATTGCGAGCCGCACGGCACGGCCGAGCCGCCCCGCCTGCTGTTCTGCGAAAACGACACCAACGGCGCCCGCCTCTACAGCCTGCCCGCCGAGGGCCGCCACTTCAAGGACGGCATCAACGACTACGTGGTGAACGGTGAGGCGGCGGCCATCAACGACGAGCAGGCTGGCACCAAAGTGGCCGCCCAGTATCAGCTGACCGTGCCCGCCGGCGAGGCCCGCACCGTGCGGCTGCGCCTGAGCCAGCCCTGGCAGGACGCGCCCTTCCACGACTTCGACCACCAGTTCTACCTGCGCCAGACCGAGGCCGACGAGTTCTACAACTGCCTGCAGGAAAGCCTGCCCGCCGACCCCGACGTGCGCAACGTGCAGCGCCAGGCCTTCGCGGGTATGCTCTGGAGCAAGCAGTTCTACTACTACGACGTGAACCAGTGGCTGAAGGGCGACCCGGCCATGAGCAAGGCCCCGGCCAGCCGCCGCGCCGGCCGCAACAGCACCTGGCACCACCTCTACAACGCCGACATCATCTCGATGCCCGACAAGTGGGAATATCCGTGGTACGCGGCCTGGGACCTCGCGTTCCACTGCATCCCGCTGGCCATGGTCGACGCCGAGTTTGCCAAGCTGCAGCTGCGTCTGTTCACCAAAGACCGGTACATGCACCCCAACGGCCAGCTGCCGGCCTACGAGTGGAACTTCTCCGACGTGAACCCGCCCGTGCACGCCTGGGCCACCTGGCGCGTGTACCAGATGGACAAAAAGCTCCACCACGGCCTCGGCGACACCGTGTTTCTGGAGGTGATGTTTCATAAGCTGGCCCTGAACTTCGCGTGGTGGGTGAACCGCAAGGACAAGAGCGAGCGGAACATCTTTGAGGGCGGCTTTTTGGGCCTCGACAACATCGGCGTGTTCGACCGGAGCGCGCCGCTGCCCACCGGCGGCTTCATCGAGCAGAGCGACGGCACCAGCTGGATGGCCATGTTTGCCCTCAACATGATGCGCATGGCCATGGAGCTGGCCAAGTCCAACCGCGTGTACCAGGAAATGGCCGGCAAGTTCTTCGAGCACTTCCTTTACATCGCCGACGCCATGACCCGCGGCGGCGACGGCCAGTTCAACCTCTGGGACGACGCCGACGGCTTCTACTACGACGTGCTGCACACCCCCGACGGCGTGCGCACCAAGCTCAAGGTGCGCTCCATTGTGGGGTTGATTCCGCTGTTTGCGGTGGAAGTGGTGGAGCAGGATATTCTGGACGCGTTGCCCGAGTTTACGGCCCGCGCCACCTGGCTGATCCGGCACCGGCCGCACCTGGCGCAGCTCGTCACGCGCTGGCAGGAGCCCGGCAAGGGCGCCCGCCACCTGCTGGGGCTGCTGCGCCGCCCGCGCCTCAAGAAGCTGCTCACCCGCATGCTCGACGAAACTGAGTTCCTGTCCGACTACGGCATCCGGGCCATGTCGCGCTACCATCTGGAGCACCCCTACATCTACAGCACCCCCGAAACCGATTTCACGGTGCAGTACGTGCCCGGCGAGGCCGAAAGCAGCATGTTTGGGGGCAACAGCAACTGGCGCGGCCCCATCTGGCTGCCCATCAACTTCCTCATCATCGAGTCGTTGCAGCGCTACCACCACTACTACGGCGACAATTTTAAGATTGAGTACCCCACCGGCTCCGGCAAGCTGCTCAACCTGCAGCAGGTATCGGAGGCCCTGGCCGGCCGCCTCACCCGGCTGCTGCTCAAAGATGAAACCGGCCGCCGCCCCGCCTTCGGCGACAACGAGCTGCTGCAAACTGACCCGCACTTCCGGGACAACCTGCTCTTCCACGAATACTTCCACGGCGACGCCGGCCACGGCCTCGGCGCCAGCCACCAAACCGGCTGGACCGGCCTAGTGGTGCGCCTGTTGCAGCTCAGCGGCCAGTAA
- a CDS encoding bile acid:sodium symporter family protein, translating into MLQPTPPPLSPAPTAPPENRLLALLRRAGLLDWFLLGLVGAVALAYLVPGVGSKSSPIPWKIITTAGVALIFFFYGLLLSAEKLTAGLRNWRLHVVVQGITFLAFPLLALLARPLFEGLKGEQLWQSIFFLCTLPSTVSTSVVMVSIARGNLPAAIFNASISSLLGIVLTPLWTSLFLNTSADGGHLWSLALSLVWQVILPVVAGVLLNRRYGAFAERHKGTLRISDQIVILLIVFTAFCESFAEGIFRSYAPADVALLALGMVGLYAAIFGLVWGLSRLLGFSREDRITALFCGSKKSLVHGSVMASLLFPGMAATGLLLLPLMLYHALQIILASMMAQQMSRQPDGSPAVAAGS; encoded by the coding sequence ATGCTGCAGCCCACCCCTCCGCCCCTCTCTCCCGCGCCGACTGCGCCGCCTGAAAACCGGCTGCTGGCGCTGCTCCGCCGCGCCGGCCTGCTCGACTGGTTTCTACTGGGCCTGGTGGGGGCCGTGGCGCTGGCGTATCTGGTGCCCGGAGTCGGGAGCAAGAGCAGCCCCATTCCCTGGAAAATAATCACCACGGCCGGCGTGGCCCTGATTTTCTTTTTCTACGGCCTGCTCCTGAGCGCCGAAAAGCTCACAGCCGGCCTGCGCAACTGGCGGCTGCACGTGGTGGTGCAGGGCATTACGTTTCTGGCGTTTCCGCTGCTGGCGCTGCTGGCCCGGCCGCTGTTTGAGGGCCTGAAAGGCGAGCAACTCTGGCAAAGCATTTTCTTCCTATGCACGCTGCCCAGCACGGTGTCCACGTCCGTCGTGATGGTGAGCATTGCGCGGGGCAACCTGCCGGCGGCCATCTTCAACGCCAGCATCAGCAGTCTGCTGGGCATTGTGCTCACGCCGCTCTGGACCAGCCTGTTCCTGAACACCAGCGCCGACGGCGGCCACCTCTGGAGCCTGGCCCTGAGCCTGGTGTGGCAGGTAATTCTGCCAGTAGTGGCCGGGGTGCTGCTCAACCGCCGCTACGGTGCTTTTGCCGAGCGCCACAAGGGTACCTTACGCATCTCCGATCAGATTGTGATTCTGCTGATCGTGTTTACCGCTTTCTGCGAGTCGTTTGCAGAAGGCATCTTCCGCAGCTACGCGCCCGCCGATGTGGCGCTGCTGGCCCTGGGCATGGTAGGATTGTACGCGGCCATTTTCGGGCTGGTGTGGGGTTTGAGCCGGCTGTTGGGCTTCTCGCGCGAGGACCGGATTACGGCTTTGTTCTGCGGCTCCAAGAAGTCGTTGGTGCATGGCAGCGTAATGGCTAGCCTGCTGTTTCCGGGTATGGCCGCTACGGGCTTGCTGCTGCTGCCGCTCATGCTTTACCATGCCCTGCAAATCATTCTGGCCAGCATGATGGCCCAGCAGATGAGCCGCCAGCCCGACGGCAGCCCGGCAGTGGCCGCCGGCAGCTGA
- a CDS encoding TonB-dependent receptor, with protein MSRLLPLLLTAALPLTAAALPVSAFVVPTGEPVSNPGADDPARRGWVVGRVTDASGQGVEGVTVALKGTSYGASTTADGHFRLAAQPGAYQLVASSIGYAAQEVAVSVVSGETTSLPPFVLAASSQALTEVTVTGAKSMNQRALSVGKLPVAALDLPQSAVTVEREVLEQQQVLRLSDALANVSGLYVTSTTGGTQEELGSRGFAYGSNNTFKNGVRFNNGVMPEASSLERMEVLKGSAAILYGNVAAGGVLNLVTKKPQFERGGSVGLRVGSFGFWKPTVDVYGAVGNSQKAAFRLNGTYEKANSFRDEVQSRRVYVNPSLLFELSPNTSLVLEGDILRDNRTPDFGIGSIDYQIPESRSRFLNVAGARNATAQTSTTATLTTHLTDAWQLRGVAGFQRYDNELRSASRPVASAAPATYGNLTRSLQRTETHENYFLAQLDLTGKLRTGRLEHTVLVGADADQYLTNTLAYTGPNSLSRPATEVVTAFDAINILDRSKVVAQPTERIAGFEALVRNAYTQANTRRAGFYAQDLLSVTEKVKVLAGLRWSYQETPSDIYYYNTAANRKATNASGPLAGQAVDNRRYDNAFSPRLGVVYQPLKTMALFASYSNSFTPQGNTVTDNQGAALPPSIIDQYEVGLKNDLFKGALSANVTAYRIVNSNQAQVIQQFVGGNPNTPNPAYNAAYPSAQELAGQVTSKGVEVDVQSKPMMGWSFITGYSYNNTAYTRSTLYQTGSRLRYNPAHTANLSLFYNFGSLAPEQRLLRGLTAGVTAYYVGDKLAGRNPRLLYDTNGNPITDVNKLISIPNYTQFDASLGYAYERFSVRVKMANILNELSYNLHDDNSINPIAPRNFAATLGYKL; from the coding sequence ATGTCCCGACTGCTACCGCTGCTACTGACCGCCGCCCTGCCCCTCACGGCGGCGGCCCTTCCTGTTTCTGCGTTTGTTGTGCCTACAGGGGAGCCGGTTTCCAACCCGGGTGCCGATGATCCGGCGCGGCGCGGCTGGGTGGTAGGCCGCGTGACGGATGCCAGCGGGCAGGGTGTGGAAGGCGTGACGGTGGCGCTAAAAGGCACTTCGTACGGCGCCAGCACCACCGCCGACGGCCATTTCCGGCTGGCGGCGCAGCCTGGAGCTTACCAGCTGGTAGCCAGCAGCATCGGGTATGCCGCGCAGGAAGTGGCGGTGAGCGTGGTGAGCGGCGAAACCACGTCATTGCCGCCATTCGTGCTGGCGGCCAGCAGCCAGGCGCTGACGGAAGTGACCGTAACGGGGGCCAAGTCGATGAACCAGCGGGCGCTGAGCGTGGGCAAGCTGCCCGTAGCGGCCCTCGACCTGCCGCAGAGCGCCGTGACCGTGGAGCGCGAGGTGCTGGAACAGCAGCAGGTGCTGCGCCTGAGCGACGCGCTGGCCAACGTGAGCGGCCTATACGTGACCAGCACCACCGGCGGCACGCAGGAAGAGCTGGGCAGCCGGGGCTTCGCCTACGGCTCCAACAACACCTTTAAGAATGGCGTCCGGTTCAATAACGGCGTGATGCCCGAAGCCAGCTCCCTGGAGCGCATGGAAGTGCTGAAGGGCAGCGCGGCCATCCTGTACGGCAACGTGGCCGCGGGCGGCGTGCTCAACCTCGTCACCAAAAAGCCGCAGTTTGAGCGCGGCGGCTCGGTGGGGTTGCGGGTGGGCAGCTTCGGGTTCTGGAAGCCCACGGTGGACGTGTACGGCGCCGTCGGCAACAGCCAGAAAGCGGCATTCCGGCTGAACGGCACTTACGAGAAAGCCAACAGCTTCCGCGATGAGGTGCAGTCCCGGCGGGTGTATGTAAATCCGTCGCTGCTGTTCGAGCTGAGCCCCAATACTTCCCTAGTGCTGGAAGGCGATATTCTGCGCGACAACCGCACGCCCGACTTTGGCATCGGCAGCATCGACTATCAGATTCCGGAGTCGCGCAGCCGCTTTCTGAACGTGGCCGGCGCCCGCAACGCCACGGCCCAGACCAGCACCACGGCCACCCTCACCACGCACCTCACCGACGCCTGGCAACTGCGCGGCGTAGCCGGCTTCCAGCGCTACGACAATGAGTTGCGCTCGGCCTCGCGCCCGGTGGCCAGCGCCGCGCCGGCCACCTACGGCAACCTGACCCGCAGCCTGCAGCGCACCGAAACCCACGAAAACTACTTCCTGGCCCAGCTCGACCTGACCGGCAAGCTCCGCACCGGCCGCCTGGAGCACACCGTGCTGGTGGGCGCCGACGCCGACCAGTACCTGACCAACACGCTGGCCTACACCGGCCCGAACTCGCTTTCCCGGCCCGCCACGGAGGTAGTTACGGCCTTCGACGCCATCAACATCCTAGACCGTAGCAAGGTGGTGGCGCAGCCTACGGAGCGCATTGCCGGGTTTGAGGCACTGGTGCGCAACGCCTACACCCAGGCCAACACCCGCCGCGCAGGTTTCTACGCCCAGGACCTGTTGAGCGTGACGGAGAAGGTGAAGGTGCTGGCCGGCCTGCGCTGGAGCTACCAGGAAACGCCCAGCGACATCTACTACTACAACACGGCCGCCAACCGCAAAGCCACCAACGCCAGCGGCCCGCTGGCCGGCCAGGCGGTAGACAACCGCCGCTACGACAACGCGTTTTCGCCGCGCCTGGGCGTGGTGTATCAGCCGCTGAAGACGATGGCGCTGTTTGCTTCCTACTCCAACTCCTTCACGCCCCAGGGCAACACCGTGACGGACAACCAAGGCGCGGCCCTGCCCCCTTCCATCATCGACCAGTATGAGGTGGGCCTGAAAAACGACCTGTTCAAGGGTGCGCTGTCGGCCAACGTGACGGCCTACCGCATCGTGAACAGCAACCAGGCGCAGGTGATTCAGCAGTTCGTTGGCGGCAACCCCAATACCCCGAACCCGGCCTACAACGCGGCCTACCCCAGCGCCCAGGAACTGGCCGGCCAGGTGACCAGCAAAGGCGTGGAAGTGGACGTGCAAAGCAAGCCGATGATGGGCTGGAGCTTCATCACGGGCTACAGCTACAACAACACCGCTTACACCCGCAGCACCCTTTACCAGACCGGCAGCCGCCTGCGCTACAACCCGGCCCACACCGCCAACCTGAGTTTGTTCTACAACTTCGGGAGCCTGGCCCCGGAGCAGCGCCTGCTGCGCGGCCTCACGGCGGGCGTCACGGCCTACTACGTGGGCGACAAGCTAGCCGGCCGCAACCCACGCCTGCTCTACGATACCAATGGCAACCCCATTACCGATGTCAATAAGCTCATCAGCATCCCCAACTACACGCAGTTCGATGCCTCGCTGGGTTACGCCTACGAGCGGTTTTCGGTGCGGGTGAAGATGGCCAACATCCTCAACGAGCTGAGCTACAACCTGCACGACGACAACAGCATCAACCCCATTGCGCCGCGCAACTTCGCCGCGACGCTGGGCTACAAGCTCTAA
- a CDS encoding PepSY-associated TM helix domain-containing protein, whose product MKIFFRNLHLYLSLVSGLVVAVVCFTGGVLVFEKELEQAWHPERYFVAPTTTPRQPLTQLTAAVRVYKPDARITGLKVYADPTRTVEINLAGAPGGERKSEAARAERGGQPNEGARAKSGAGRGKEGKGGKEGGKGGGEGGRGPVVFVNPYTAAVTGELNYRETFFFSMMALHRGMVGGAIGKLVVGVSTLLFLVIIGTGLVLWWPASRKAVRQRLQVKWSGGWKRLNHDLHVVLGFYSALLLFVFAFTGLAWSFEWFNKGIYAVTNSPMDRPEPPVSVVPAGAAALMPAASAASAESTPATATGLTADATLVQARQLAPMAVYYSLQLPKDAAGSIKVATLRPNAVYDNATDEVYLDQYSGSVLKSQTYEQRNLGQRVRGLFKPVHTGAIFGWPSKIVSLVVCLLGVTFPITGTIMWLNRLRKGRKKQRKLATAA is encoded by the coding sequence ATGAAAATCTTCTTCCGCAACCTTCACCTCTACCTCAGCCTCGTGTCGGGGTTGGTTGTTGCCGTGGTGTGCTTCACAGGCGGCGTGCTGGTGTTCGAGAAAGAGCTGGAGCAGGCCTGGCACCCGGAGCGCTACTTTGTGGCGCCCACCACTACCCCGCGCCAGCCGCTAACCCAGCTCACGGCGGCCGTACGAGTCTACAAGCCCGACGCCAGGATTACCGGCCTGAAAGTCTACGCCGACCCCACCCGCACCGTGGAAATCAACCTGGCCGGAGCGCCCGGCGGTGAGCGGAAATCCGAGGCCGCCCGCGCTGAACGGGGCGGCCAGCCAAACGAAGGCGCGCGTGCAAAGAGCGGCGCAGGCCGGGGAAAAGAAGGCAAGGGTGGCAAGGAAGGCGGCAAAGGCGGCGGCGAAGGCGGCCGGGGGCCGGTGGTGTTCGTGAACCCCTACACGGCCGCCGTGACGGGCGAGCTGAACTACCGCGAAACCTTCTTTTTCTCGATGATGGCCCTGCACCGCGGTATGGTGGGCGGCGCCATAGGCAAGCTGGTGGTGGGCGTGAGCACGCTGCTGTTTCTGGTGATTATTGGGACCGGACTGGTGCTGTGGTGGCCGGCCTCGCGCAAGGCGGTGCGGCAGCGGCTGCAGGTGAAGTGGAGCGGCGGCTGGAAACGCCTTAACCACGACCTGCACGTGGTGCTGGGCTTCTACTCGGCGCTGCTGCTGTTCGTGTTTGCCTTCACGGGTCTGGCGTGGTCGTTTGAGTGGTTCAACAAAGGCATCTACGCCGTCACGAACTCACCGATGGACCGGCCCGAGCCGCCTGTATCGGTGGTGCCGGCCGGCGCGGCTGCCTTGATGCCCGCCGCATCAGCCGCTTCGGCAGAATCAACCCCAGCCACCGCCACCGGCCTCACGGCCGATGCCACGCTGGTCCAGGCCCGGCAGCTGGCCCCGATGGCCGTGTACTACTCGCTGCAGTTGCCGAAAGACGCTGCGGGAAGCATCAAAGTGGCCACGCTGCGGCCGAATGCGGTGTATGACAACGCTACCGACGAGGTATACCTGGACCAATACTCCGGCAGCGTGCTCAAAAGCCAGACCTACGAGCAGCGCAACCTGGGCCAGCGCGTGCGGGGTCTGTTCAAGCCGGTGCACACGGGCGCCATCTTCGGCTGGCCCTCCAAAATCGTGAGTCTGGTGGTGTGTCTGCTGGGCGTCACGTTCCCGATTACGGGTACCATCATGTGGCTGAACCGGCTGCGCAAAGGCCGTAAAAAGCAGCGCAAGCTGGCCACGGCGGCCTGA
- a CDS encoding LLM class flavin-dependent oxidoreductase, translated as MNSLNLTSSSASAPLRLSVLDQSPVPLGRTPREALQHSIELARLTDRLGFTRFWVSEHHNTNTLAGSAPEVLLARLGAETSRIRLGSGGVMLPHYSSLKVAENFRMLEALYPGRIDLGIGRAPGTDRITAHALNPHNQFRDEDFAEQLMDLRAYLRDETVPDTIHARVKAAPFVDTVPELWLLSSSGQSGLFAAHVGAAFSFAHFINPNGGPKMVQMYRERFRPSPELAEPQANVAIFVACADTAGHAQALADNLALQMLKLETGQFTPIEAVEKVNVASLSADLRARLAYHHQRIISGTPDKVKAELTALAASYGVDEVSAVTITHDYDDRLRSYELLADTFALNAPVPEPAALAV; from the coding sequence ATGAATTCCCTGAACCTGACTTCCTCTTCTGCTTCCGCCCCTCTGCGCCTGAGCGTGCTTGACCAGTCGCCGGTGCCGCTGGGGCGCACGCCGCGCGAGGCGCTGCAGCACTCCATCGAGCTGGCGCGCCTCACCGACCGGCTGGGCTTCACCCGCTTTTGGGTGAGCGAGCATCATAACACCAACACGCTGGCCGGCTCGGCGCCGGAAGTGCTGCTGGCTCGCCTGGGCGCCGAAACCAGCCGCATCCGGCTGGGCTCGGGCGGCGTGATGCTGCCCCATTACTCATCCCTGAAAGTGGCCGAGAACTTCCGGATGCTGGAGGCCCTCTACCCCGGCCGCATCGACCTGGGCATCGGGCGGGCGCCCGGCACCGACCGCATAACGGCCCACGCCCTCAACCCCCACAACCAGTTCCGCGACGAAGACTTCGCCGAGCAGCTCATGGACCTGCGGGCCTACCTGCGCGACGAAACCGTGCCCGACACCATCCATGCCCGCGTGAAAGCCGCCCCGTTTGTGGACACCGTACCGGAGCTGTGGCTGCTGAGCAGCAGCGGGCAAAGCGGCCTGTTTGCGGCGCACGTGGGGGCCGCGTTTTCGTTTGCCCACTTCATCAACCCCAACGGCGGGCCGAAGATGGTGCAGATGTATCGTGAACGGTTCCGGCCGTCGCCGGAGCTGGCGGAGCCACAGGCCAACGTGGCCATCTTCGTGGCCTGCGCCGACACCGCCGGCCACGCTCAGGCCCTAGCCGATAACCTGGCGCTGCAGATGCTGAAGCTGGAAACCGGCCAGTTTACGCCCATCGAAGCCGTGGAAAAGGTGAACGTAGCCAGCCTGTCGGCCGACCTGCGGGCGCGCCTGGCCTACCACCACCAGCGCATCATCAGCGGCACGCCCGACAAGGTGAAAGCCGAGCTGACGGCCCTGGCTGCCAGCTACGGCGTGGACGAGGTATCGGCCGTGACCATCACCCACGACTACGACGACCGGCTGCGCTCCTACGAGCTGCTGGCCGATACCTTCGCCCTGAACGCACCGGTGCCGGAGCCGGCCGCCCTGGCCGTATAG